One part of the Homo sapiens chromosome 19, GRCh38.p14 Primary Assembly genome encodes these proteins:
- the CGB5 gene encoding chorionic gonadotropin, beta polypeptide 5 precursor gives MEMFQGLLLLLLLSMGGTWASKEPLRPRCRPINATLAVEKEGCPVCITVNTTICAGYCPTMTRVLQGVLPALPQVVCNYRDVRFESIRLPGCPRGVNPVVSYAVALSCQCALCRRSTTDCGGPKDHPLTCDDPRFQDSSSSKAPPPSLPSPSRLPGPSDTPILPQ, from the exons ATGGAGATGTTCCAG gggctgctgctgttgctgctgctgagcATGGGCGGGACATGGGCATCCAAGGAGCCGCTTCGGCCACGGTGCCGCCCCATCAATGCCACCCTGGCTGTGGAGAAGGAGGGCTGCCCCGTGTGCATCACCGTCAACACCACCATCTGTGCCGGCTACTGCCCCACCATG ACCCGCGTGCTGCAGGGGGTCCTGCCGGCCCTGCCTCAGGTGGTGTGCAACTACCGCGATGTGCGCTTCGAGTCCATCCGGCTCCCTGGCTGCCCGCGCGGCGTGAACCCCGTGGTCTCCTACGCCGTGGCTCTCAGCTGTCAATGTGCACTCTGCCGCCGCAGCACCACTGACTGCGGGGGTCCCAAGGACCACCCCTTGACCTGTGATGACCCCCGCTTCCAGGACTCCTCTTCCTCAAAGGCCCCTCCCCCCAGCCTTCCAAGTCCATCCCGACTCCCGGGGCCCTCGGACACCCCGATCCTCCCACAATAA